A region of Burkholderiales bacterium JOSHI_001 DNA encodes the following proteins:
- a CDS encoding ribosomal protein L31 (PFAM: Ribosomal protein L31~TIGRFAM: ribosomal protein L31), which translates to MKEGIHPNYRDVCFVDLSNGFKFVTRSCAPTRETIKMEDGRELPLMKLETTSETHPFYTGTQKSIDSLGGRVEKFRNKFARVGLKK; encoded by the coding sequence ATGAAAGAAGGCATTCACCCCAACTACCGCGACGTGTGCTTCGTGGACCTGTCCAACGGTTTCAAGTTCGTGACGCGCTCCTGTGCGCCGACCCGCGAAACCATCAAGATGGAAGATGGCCGTGAACTGCCGCTGATGAAGCTGGAAACCACCAGCGAGACGCACCCCTTCTACACCGGCACGCAGAAGAGCATCGACAGCCTGGGCGGTCGCGTCGAGAAGTTCCGCAACAAGTTCGCCCGCGTCGGCCTGAAAAAGTGA
- a CDS encoding transcription termination factor Rho (PFAM: Rho termination factor, N-terminal domain; Rho termination factor, RNA-binding domain; ATP synthase alpha/beta family, nucleotide-binding domain~TIGRFAM: transcription termination factor Rho), whose translation MHLSELKAQHVSELIKMGEALEIENVSRLRKQELMFAIMKKRAKAGEQVFGDGVLEVLPDGFGFLRSIEASYMASTDDIYLSPSQIRRFNLHTGDLIEGEVRVPKDGERYFALVKVDRVNGLTPEENKHKIMFENLTPLFPKSAFKLEREGLKGEESVTGRTIDLIAPIGKGQRALLVAQPKTGKTMMMQHIAHSLVANHPEIHLIVLLVDERPEEVTEMVRGVRGEVISSTFDEPAARHVQVAEMVIERAKRLVELGKDVVILLDSITRLARAYNNVLPSSGKVLTGGVDANALQRPKRFFGAARNVEEGGSLTIIGTALIDTGSRMDEVIYEEFKGTGNCEIHLDRRMAEKRVYPSILINKTGTRREELLLKPEILQKTWILRKLLYNMDEIEAMEFVLDKMKQTKNNLDFFDMMRRGG comes from the coding sequence ATGCATCTGTCCGAACTGAAGGCGCAGCACGTCTCCGAACTCATCAAGATGGGCGAGGCGTTGGAGATCGAAAACGTCTCGCGCCTGCGCAAGCAGGAACTGATGTTCGCGATCATGAAGAAGCGCGCCAAGGCCGGTGAACAGGTCTTTGGCGACGGCGTGCTGGAAGTGCTGCCCGATGGCTTCGGCTTCCTGCGCAGCATCGAGGCCAGCTACATGGCCAGCACGGACGACATCTACCTGTCGCCCAGCCAGATCCGCCGCTTCAACCTGCACACCGGCGACCTCATCGAAGGCGAGGTGCGGGTGCCCAAGGACGGCGAGCGCTATTTCGCCCTGGTGAAGGTGGACCGTGTGAACGGCCTCACGCCGGAGGAGAACAAGCACAAGATCATGTTCGAGAACCTGACGCCCTTGTTCCCCAAGTCGGCGTTCAAGCTGGAACGTGAAGGCCTGAAGGGTGAAGAGTCGGTCACCGGCCGCACCATCGACCTGATCGCGCCGATCGGCAAGGGCCAGCGCGCGCTGCTGGTGGCCCAGCCCAAGACCGGCAAGACCATGATGATGCAGCACATCGCGCATTCGCTGGTCGCCAACCACCCCGAGATCCACCTCATCGTGCTGCTGGTGGACGAACGCCCGGAAGAAGTGACCGAAATGGTGCGCGGCGTGCGCGGCGAGGTCATCAGTTCCACCTTCGACGAACCCGCCGCCCGCCACGTGCAGGTGGCCGAAATGGTGATCGAGCGCGCCAAGCGCCTGGTGGAACTGGGCAAGGACGTGGTCATCCTGCTGGACAGCATCACGCGCCTGGCGCGGGCCTACAACAACGTGCTGCCTTCCAGCGGCAAAGTGCTCACGGGCGGCGTGGACGCCAACGCGCTGCAGCGCCCCAAGCGCTTCTTCGGCGCCGCGCGCAATGTGGAAGAAGGCGGCTCGCTCACCATCATCGGCACGGCGCTGATCGACACCGGCAGCCGCATGGACGAGGTGATCTACGAAGAGTTCAAGGGCACCGGCAACTGCGAAATCCACCTCGACCGCCGCATGGCCGAAAAGCGCGTCTACCCGTCCATCCTGATCAACAAGACCGGCACGCGGCGTGAAGAACTGCTGTTGAAACCGGAAATCCTGCAGAAGACCTGGATCCTGCGCAAGCTGCTCTACAACATGGACGAGATCGAGGCGATGGAGTTCGTGCTGGACAAGATGAAGCAGACCAAGAACAACCTGGACTTCTTCGACATGATGCGGCGTGGGGGCTGA
- a CDS encoding thioredoxin (PFAM: Thioredoxin~TIGRFAM: thioredoxin) has product MSSELIKHVSDASFEADVLKSDTPVLVDYWAEWCGPCKMIAPILDEAAKDYGGRLQVAKMNVDDNRDVPAKFGIRGIPTLMLFKGGQLAATKVGALSKAQLTAFLDGHL; this is encoded by the coding sequence ATGAGCAGCGAATTGATCAAGCACGTCTCCGACGCGTCCTTCGAGGCCGATGTGCTGAAGTCCGACACCCCGGTGTTGGTGGACTACTGGGCTGAATGGTGCGGCCCGTGCAAGATGATTGCGCCCATCCTGGACGAAGCCGCCAAGGACTACGGCGGCCGACTCCAGGTGGCCAAGATGAACGTGGACGACAATCGCGACGTTCCCGCCAAGTTCGGCATCCGCGGCATTCCCACGCTGATGCTGTTCAAGGGCGGCCAGCTTGCCGCCACCAAGGTGGGCGCCCTGTCCAAGGCCCAGTTGACGGCCTTCCTGGACGGTCACCTATAA
- a CDS encoding HDOD domain-containing protein,protein kinase family protein (PFAM: Protein kinase domain; HDOD domain; overlaps another CDS with the same product name), whose product MTVDPERTAAHATPPQAKGPRMFGRFQLLRLLGKSDLTMGWWVIDSRNGQEFMLVLPRQQPADTAALAQWMSRARQAGRINHPGLAPLVEVGEQDRWPFVAYDRDGQATLTEKLTPQGLPAADAARWISQALAGLAFAHEAGFVHRDLQPWQVCITEQGFCRVMGLEVALNTPVAQDLSHGNAALQQQRRGAERDVLAAGLVLHHALAGAPALEQTDVAHIIAQMPPLGREIVRLPWSTARPIPDPLRAIVNRATDRQERQRYRSARTLARALDGWRIADAEQGGGPLALLLDRLRAVGVLPGLPGSTARAARMALMERERTSELADVVLDDPALCFEMLRSVNTAQVRGAQVSGAGPVLTIRRTIAMIGMDGVRRCALALREWPGPLNEAAAAELERLIARVKHVGLVAQLLRPAGYDAEVVYLVALMQNLGRLVVQYHFPDEALQIRRLMQSAPAAKPGEPDDPGMSEEGAAFAVLGTSIEDLGQAVARHWGYDEEVLTLVRRHPLNTTPHLGDSDDELLRATASCANEVVDATQQPAAKVVSALQHVVQRYGRSLHVGLRELQLAAQGREITAEEHAHPARPAASPAPRAAGPAAAPAATAAASPARGLPPAGLGAARAQAQGVRH is encoded by the coding sequence ATGACTGTCGATCCGGAACGCACCGCCGCGCATGCCACGCCGCCACAGGCCAAGGGGCCGCGCATGTTCGGCCGCTTCCAGTTGCTGCGCCTGCTGGGCAAGAGCGACCTGACCATGGGCTGGTGGGTCATCGACAGCCGCAACGGCCAGGAGTTCATGCTGGTGCTGCCTCGCCAGCAGCCCGCGGACACCGCGGCGCTGGCGCAGTGGATGTCACGGGCCCGCCAGGCCGGGCGCATCAACCACCCGGGCCTGGCGCCGCTGGTGGAAGTGGGCGAACAGGACCGCTGGCCCTTTGTGGCCTACGACCGCGACGGCCAGGCCACGCTGACCGAAAAGCTCACGCCCCAGGGCCTGCCGGCGGCCGACGCCGCGCGCTGGATCAGCCAGGCCCTGGCCGGGCTGGCCTTTGCGCATGAAGCCGGCTTCGTGCACCGTGACCTGCAGCCCTGGCAGGTGTGCATCACCGAGCAGGGCTTCTGCCGCGTGATGGGCCTGGAGGTGGCGCTGAACACGCCCGTGGCGCAGGACCTTTCCCACGGCAACGCCGCCCTTCAGCAGCAGCGCCGCGGTGCCGAACGCGACGTGCTGGCCGCCGGTCTGGTGCTGCACCATGCCCTGGCCGGCGCACCGGCGCTGGAGCAGACCGACGTAGCCCACATCATTGCCCAGATGCCGCCGCTGGGCCGCGAGATCGTGCGCCTGCCCTGGAGCACCGCACGACCGATCCCCGACCCCTTGCGTGCCATCGTCAACCGCGCCACCGACCGCCAGGAGCGCCAGCGCTACCGCAGCGCCCGCACCCTGGCGCGGGCGCTGGACGGCTGGCGCATCGCCGACGCCGAACAAGGCGGCGGGCCTCTGGCCCTGCTGCTGGACCGCCTGCGCGCGGTGGGCGTGCTGCCCGGGCTGCCCGGCAGCACCGCGCGCGCCGCCCGCATGGCCCTGATGGAACGTGAACGCACCAGCGAGCTGGCCGACGTGGTGCTGGACGACCCGGCGCTGTGCTTCGAGATGCTGCGCTCGGTGAACACCGCCCAGGTGCGTGGGGCCCAGGTCTCGGGCGCCGGACCGGTGCTGACCATCCGCCGCACCATCGCCATGATCGGCATGGACGGGGTGCGCCGTTGCGCGCTGGCGCTGCGCGAGTGGCCCGGCCCGCTGAACGAGGCCGCGGCGGCCGAACTGGAGCGCCTGATTGCCCGCGTGAAGCACGTGGGCCTGGTGGCCCAGTTGCTGCGCCCGGCCGGCTACGACGCCGAGGTGGTGTACCTGGTGGCGCTGATGCAGAACCTGGGCCGGCTGGTGGTGCAGTACCACTTTCCGGACGAAGCGCTGCAGATCCGCCGCCTGATGCAAAGCGCGCCTGCCGCCAAGCCCGGCGAGCCCGACGACCCCGGCATGAGCGAGGAAGGCGCTGCATTCGCGGTGCTTGGCACCAGCATCGAGGACCTGGGCCAGGCCGTGGCCCGCCACTGGGGCTACGACGAAGAGGTGCTCACTCTGGTGCGGCGCCACCCGCTGAACACCACGCCCCACCTGGGCGACAGCGACGACGAACTGCTGCGCGCCACCGCCAGTTGCGCCAACGAGGTGGTGGACGCCACCCAGCAGCCCGCCGCCAAGGTGGTGTCGGCGCTGCAGCATGTGGTGCAGCGCTACGGCCGGTCCTTGCATGTGGGCCTGCGCGAACTGCAACTGGCCGCGCAGGGCCGCGAAATCACCGCCGAAGAGCATGCCCACCCGGCGCGACCCGCCGCATCTCCCGCGCCGCGTGCCGCCGGCCCGGCAGCGGCACCCGCGGCCACGGCCGCCGCCAGCCCCGCGCGCGGCCTGCCGCCGGCCGGCCTGGGCGCCGCGCGCGCCCAGGCGCAAGGGGTGCGGCATTGA
- a CDS encoding HDOD domain-containing protein,protein kinase family protein (PFAM: Protein kinase domain; HDOD domain; overlaps another CDS with the same product name), with protein MSAVAAPAPPLHVGRFRLREVLGQGAQATVWLAHDERLDRDVALKLMAPGAAAVALEPWLHEARAVSRLTHPHIVPVFEADETQGQAYLVFELVRGPTLSQALREHGAMPPRQAVTLMVGVLDALATAHTQGIVHRDLKPSNILLDDAGRARVMDFGIAARTGAPREPGRTEDAWTIVGTPGYMSPEAAAGAAPAPAMDVFAAGLVLVQMLSGTPLLRERDPMRALERVRNEDLVVPEITGVDAQLRALLQQTLQRNPAQRLASASGFRDALAQWLTAGGPAAEGASAAGSGTLDFLLRRMRHRSDFPALSDAMARIQRLTASDTESLSRLSDEILKDVALTNKLLRMVNSAHFRHAGGGSISTVSRAVALVGFGAIRNLAMSLLLLEHMQDKAHALRLREQFLHALFAAQLAHGLSQRSRDGEESYLGALMRHLGRLLTEFYFPEEAQTIRDLQRPRPGQPPCSPAQAAQQVLGIGFDALGQGVAKAWGLPENLRGCMIDALDEPPHSLQPSGPTRLRWLAALCHEAADAVLASEADALPERLGALSARYARALGLGGTDLQQAVAQTRVQLGEMAQALGLTLAKGSSARRLLGEGTADLGAGPAAAASDRPPGQAPRAGSVAPTRPTEQVVAQLSAGIQDITDTLAGDSFRLEQVLRMVLETMWRALDFRRVVFCLRDARSDTLIGRFGLGSEAQAVAKRFRVQLGGATGQAPDLFATACRKGADMLISDAPRMAERLPGWFRAEVDAPSFLLLPLLMKGAPLALIYADKGEAGGIVLEDKEMALLRTLRNQAVMAFKQAA; from the coding sequence TTGAGCGCCGTGGCGGCGCCGGCGCCACCGCTGCACGTCGGCCGTTTTCGCCTGCGCGAGGTGCTGGGTCAGGGCGCCCAGGCCACGGTCTGGCTGGCGCACGACGAGCGCCTGGACCGCGATGTGGCGCTCAAACTCATGGCCCCTGGCGCCGCCGCGGTGGCGCTGGAACCCTGGCTGCACGAGGCCCGCGCGGTCAGCCGCCTGACCCACCCGCACATCGTGCCGGTGTTCGAGGCCGACGAAACGCAGGGCCAGGCCTACCTCGTGTTCGAACTGGTGCGCGGCCCGACCCTGTCCCAGGCGCTGCGCGAACACGGCGCCATGCCGCCGCGCCAGGCGGTCACGTTGATGGTGGGTGTGCTGGACGCGCTGGCCACGGCCCACACGCAGGGCATCGTGCACCGTGACCTGAAGCCCTCGAACATCCTGCTGGACGATGCCGGTCGGGCGCGGGTGATGGATTTCGGCATTGCCGCACGCACCGGCGCGCCGCGCGAGCCAGGCCGCACCGAAGACGCCTGGACCATCGTCGGCACGCCCGGCTACATGTCACCCGAGGCCGCGGCCGGTGCGGCGCCGGCACCCGCCATGGACGTGTTCGCCGCCGGCCTGGTGCTGGTGCAGATGCTCAGCGGCACGCCGCTGCTGCGTGAACGCGACCCGATGCGGGCGCTGGAGCGCGTGCGCAACGAAGACCTGGTGGTGCCCGAGATCACCGGCGTGGACGCCCAATTGCGCGCCCTGCTGCAGCAGACCCTGCAGCGCAACCCGGCCCAGCGCCTGGCCAGTGCCAGCGGCTTTCGCGATGCGCTGGCGCAGTGGCTCACCGCGGGGGGCCCGGCGGCGGAGGGCGCCTCGGCCGCTGGCAGCGGCACGCTGGACTTCCTGCTGCGCCGCATGCGACACAGGAGCGACTTCCCGGCACTGTCCGACGCCATGGCGCGCATCCAGCGCCTTACGGCGTCGGACACCGAAAGCCTGAGCCGCCTGTCGGATGAAATCCTGAAGGACGTGGCGCTGACGAACAAGCTGCTGCGCATGGTCAACAGCGCCCACTTCCGCCATGCGGGCGGTGGCAGCATTTCCACCGTGTCGCGCGCGGTGGCCCTGGTGGGTTTTGGCGCCATCCGCAACCTGGCCATGTCGCTGTTGCTGCTGGAACACATGCAGGACAAGGCCCACGCGCTGCGCCTGCGCGAGCAGTTCCTGCATGCGCTGTTCGCGGCCCAATTGGCGCATGGGCTGTCTCAGCGCAGCCGCGACGGCGAAGAGTCCTACCTGGGTGCGCTGATGCGCCACCTGGGGCGCCTGCTCACCGAGTTCTATTTTCCCGAGGAAGCGCAGACCATCCGCGACCTGCAGCGCCCGCGCCCGGGCCAACCGCCCTGTTCACCGGCGCAGGCCGCGCAGCAGGTGCTGGGCATCGGCTTCGACGCGCTCGGCCAGGGCGTGGCCAAGGCCTGGGGCCTGCCGGAGAACCTGCGCGGTTGCATGATCGACGCGCTGGACGAGCCGCCTCACAGCCTGCAGCCGAGCGGACCGACGCGCCTGCGCTGGCTGGCCGCGCTGTGCCACGAGGCCGCCGACGCGGTGCTGGCCAGCGAGGCCGACGCGCTGCCCGAACGGCTGGGGGCCCTCAGCGCCCGTTACGCCCGCGCCCTGGGCCTGGGCGGCACCGACCTGCAGCAGGCGGTGGCCCAGACCCGCGTTCAACTGGGCGAGATGGCGCAGGCCCTGGGCCTGACCCTCGCCAAAGGCTCCAGCGCTCGACGCCTGCTGGGCGAAGGCACCGCCGACCTGGGCGCCGGCCCGGCTGCCGCCGCCAGCGACCGCCCTCCAGGGCAGGCGCCGCGCGCCGGCAGCGTTGCCCCCACGCGCCCCACCGAGCAGGTGGTGGCGCAGTTGTCGGCGGGCATCCAGGACATCACCGACACCCTGGCCGGCGACAGTTTCCGGCTGGAGCAGGTGCTGCGCATGGTGCTGGAGACCATGTGGCGCGCGCTGGACTTCCGCCGCGTGGTGTTCTGCCTGCGGGACGCGCGCAGCGACACCCTCATCGGCCGCTTCGGCCTGGGCAGCGAGGCCCAGGCGGTGGCCAAGCGCTTCCGTGTCCAGTTGGGTGGGGCCACGGGCCAGGCGCCCGACCTGTTCGCCACGGCTTGCCGCAAGGGCGCCGACATGCTGATCAGCGACGCGCCGCGCATGGCCGAGCGCCTGCCGGGCTGGTTCCGTGCCGAGGTGGACGCGCCCAGCTTCCTGCTGCTGCCCCTGCTGATGAAGGGCGCGCCGCTGGCGCTGATCTACGCCGACAAGGGCGAGGCCGGCGGCATCGTGCTGGAAGACAAGGAGATGGCGCTGCTGCGCACGCTGCGCAACCAGGCCGTGATGGCCTTCAAGCAGGCCGCCTGA
- a CDS encoding phosphoribosylaminoimidazole (AIR) synthetase (PFAM: AIR synthase related protein, N-terminal domain; AIR synthase related protein, C-terminal domain~TIGRFAM: phosphoribosylaminoimidazole synthetase), whose amino-acid sequence MSSNPHATPGGTLSYEQSGVNYDLIDPLKVSAQRAAAATARHLASHGFSEVKASRGESAYVVDVGPFYIASIVECLGSKALVADEMAALTGKSWYEGIAQDTIAMAVNDLITVGATPLVVQAYWAAGGSDWFGDKKRAQALVQGWEAACRACNVAWGGGETPALAGIVEAGRIDLAASCTGLINPKERLSVGDKLAAGDEIVLLASSGIHANGLSLARKLVERLPQGYMTQVLPGLSYGEALLAPTTLYSPVTEALWKDGIAAHYCANITGHGWRKLLRHPGAFTYRIHTLPPVPPVLGFIQQWAKQDDREAYSTLNMGAGFALFVPPRHAQRVVEIAQELGIGAWLAGRVEAGPKRVVIEPINVSFDDNDLKLR is encoded by the coding sequence ATGAGTTCGAACCCCCATGCCACCCCTGGCGGCACGCTCAGCTACGAGCAATCCGGCGTCAACTACGACCTGATCGACCCGCTGAAGGTGAGCGCCCAGCGCGCCGCCGCGGCCACCGCCCGGCACCTGGCCAGCCACGGCTTCTCGGAAGTGAAGGCTTCGCGCGGCGAGTCGGCCTATGTGGTGGACGTGGGGCCGTTCTACATCGCCAGCATCGTGGAATGCCTGGGGTCCAAGGCCCTGGTGGCCGACGAGATGGCGGCGCTGACCGGCAAGAGCTGGTACGAGGGCATCGCGCAGGACACGATCGCCATGGCGGTGAACGACCTCATCACCGTGGGCGCCACGCCACTGGTGGTGCAGGCCTACTGGGCCGCCGGCGGCAGCGACTGGTTCGGCGACAAGAAGCGCGCCCAGGCCCTGGTGCAGGGCTGGGAAGCGGCCTGCCGGGCCTGCAACGTGGCCTGGGGCGGCGGCGAAACGCCGGCGCTGGCCGGCATCGTCGAGGCCGGGCGCATCGACCTGGCGGCGTCCTGCACCGGCCTGATCAACCCCAAGGAAAGGCTGTCGGTGGGCGACAAGCTGGCGGCGGGCGACGAGATCGTGCTGCTGGCGTCCAGTGGCATCCATGCCAACGGCCTTTCTCTGGCGCGCAAGCTGGTGGAACGCCTGCCCCAGGGCTACATGACGCAGGTGCTGCCGGGCCTGAGCTACGGCGAAGCGCTGCTGGCGCCCACCACGCTGTACTCGCCGGTGACCGAAGCGCTGTGGAAGGACGGCATCGCGGCGCACTACTGCGCCAACATCACTGGCCACGGCTGGCGCAAGCTGCTGCGCCACCCGGGGGCCTTCACCTACCGCATCCACACCCTGCCGCCGGTGCCGCCGGTGCTGGGTTTCATCCAGCAGTGGGCGAAGCAGGACGACCGCGAGGCCTACAGCACGCTGAACATGGGCGCCGGCTTTGCGCTGTTCGTGCCCCCGCGCCACGCGCAGCGTGTGGTGGAGATCGCACAGGAACTGGGCATCGGCGCCTGGCTGGCCGGCCGCGTGGAAGCCGGCCCCAAGCGCGTTGTGATCGAGCCCATCAACGTGAGCTTCGACGACAACGACCTGAAACTGCGCTGA
- a CDS encoding DNA polymerase III, subunit gamma/tau (PFAM: ATPase family associated with various cellular activities (AAA); DNA polymerase III subunits gamma and tau domain III~TIGRFAM: DNA polymerase III, subunit gamma and tau) yields MSDSAGNVVLARKYRPRNFDQMVGQDHVVRALGNALASGRLHHAYLFTGTRGIGKTTVSRILAKSLNCTGADGTGGVTAQPCGMCPACTEIDADRFIDYIELDAASNRSIDEIRDLIERAAYKPSVGRYKVFMIDEAHQLTKDAFNALLKTLEEPPEYLKFVLATTDPEKMLPTVLSRCLQFNLRPMAPETVREHLQRVLDSENVGYDAGSLRLLGRAARGSMRDALSLTDQAIAYGAGTLKEEGVRAMLGTADRGHAAALVQALAARDGVAVLATVDALRQAGQSAAGLLEEMAGLLQQMAVEQAVPGALDEQDSDTPEVKRLAALLPPDETQLLYSIVVQGRAELPLLSDEYGALTMVLLRLLAFPPQGDAPPSRSSAPLQLPRVARAAVPVPPKAVPLPVSRPPLAAADRTATVPPNARPAAVKPLRATEEPPPWLDEPPPDDEGATGAAVLPASSAAADRAAPAAPAAAPAPRVALQRTELGDRWADIAAPLLAPGGLTALVRELAWQAELVAVQGSTWQLRVERESLRAGPLRDKLQGALAAAGHALQLELLAGVPQDSLALRDAEARERAQAAAEATIRSDAVVMALLAQFPTARIVPGSVKPVEPA; encoded by the coding sequence ATGAGCGACAGCGCAGGCAACGTGGTTCTGGCACGCAAGTACCGGCCCCGCAATTTCGACCAGATGGTGGGCCAGGACCATGTGGTGCGCGCCCTGGGCAATGCGCTGGCCAGCGGCCGGCTGCACCATGCCTACCTGTTCACCGGCACACGCGGCATCGGCAAGACCACGGTCAGCCGCATCCTGGCCAAGAGCCTGAATTGCACCGGCGCCGACGGCACGGGCGGCGTCACGGCGCAGCCTTGCGGCATGTGCCCGGCCTGCACCGAGATCGATGCCGACCGTTTCATCGACTACATCGAGCTCGACGCTGCCAGCAACCGCAGCATCGACGAGATCCGCGACCTGATCGAACGCGCCGCCTACAAGCCCAGCGTGGGCCGCTACAAGGTGTTCATGATCGACGAGGCGCACCAGCTGACCAAGGACGCCTTCAACGCGCTGCTGAAGACCCTGGAAGAGCCGCCGGAGTACCTTAAGTTCGTGCTGGCCACCACCGACCCCGAGAAGATGCTGCCCACGGTGCTGAGCCGCTGCCTGCAGTTCAACCTGCGGCCGATGGCGCCCGAGACCGTGCGTGAACACCTGCAGCGCGTCTTGGACTCCGAAAACGTGGGCTACGACGCCGGCTCGCTGCGCCTGCTGGGCCGCGCTGCGCGCGGCTCGATGCGCGACGCCTTGTCGCTCACCGATCAGGCCATCGCCTACGGTGCAGGAACGCTGAAGGAAGAGGGCGTGCGCGCCATGCTGGGCACGGCCGACCGCGGCCACGCGGCCGCGCTGGTGCAGGCCCTGGCCGCGCGCGACGGCGTGGCGGTGCTGGCCACCGTGGACGCGCTGCGCCAGGCCGGCCAGTCGGCCGCCGGGCTGCTGGAAGAAATGGCCGGGTTGCTGCAGCAGATGGCGGTGGAACAGGCGGTGCCCGGCGCCCTGGACGAGCAGGACAGCGACACGCCAGAGGTCAAGCGCCTGGCCGCCCTGTTGCCGCCGGACGAGACCCAGTTGCTGTACAGCATCGTGGTGCAGGGCCGGGCCGAGCTGCCCTTGCTCAGCGACGAATACGGTGCGCTCACCATGGTGCTGCTGCGCCTGCTGGCTTTCCCGCCGCAGGGCGACGCGCCGCCATCTCGCAGCAGTGCGCCGCTGCAGCTGCCGCGCGTGGCGCGGGCCGCGGTGCCGGTGCCGCCCAAGGCCGTGCCGCTGCCCGTGTCGCGCCCGCCGCTGGCCGCTGCCGACCGCACCGCGACTGTCCCTCCCAACGCCCGGCCTGCCGCGGTCAAGCCACTTCGCGCGACCGAGGAGCCGCCGCCCTGGCTGGACGAGCCGCCGCCGGACGACGAGGGGGCGACCGGTGCTGCCGTCTTGCCGGCGTCTTCCGCGGCTGCTGACCGCGCGGCGCCCGCGGCCCCAGCGGCAGCGCCCGCGCCGCGGGTCGCCTTGCAGCGCACCGAGCTGGGCGACCGCTGGGCCGACATCGCCGCACCGCTGCTGGCGCCTGGCGGCTTGACCGCCCTGGTGCGTGAACTGGCCTGGCAGGCTGAATTGGTGGCGGTCCAGGGCAGCACCTGGCAGTTGCGGGTGGAACGCGAATCGCTGCGCGCCGGCCCGCTGCGCGACAAGTTGCAGGGCGCGTTGGCCGCGGCCGGCCACGCGCTGCAGCTGGAACTGTTGGCCGGTGTGCCCCAAGATTCATTGGCCCTGCGCGACGCCGAAGCGCGGGAACGCGCCCAGGCCGCGGCCGAAGCCACCATCCGCAGCGACGCGGTGGTGATGGCTTTGCTGGCCCAGTTCCCCACCGCCCGCATCGTGCCCGGCAGCGTCAAGCCGGTGGAGCCGGCCTGA
- a CDS encoding DNA-binding protein, YbaB/EbfC family (PFAM: Uncharacterised BCR, YbaB family COG0718~TIGRFAM: DNA-binding protein, YbaB/EbfC family), which yields MMKNQLAGLMKQAQAMQDNLKKAQDELATIEVEGQSGAGLVKVQMTCKHDVKRVTIDPSLLADDKDMLEDLVAAAINDAVRRVETTTQEKMGKITAGMPQIPGMKFPF from the coding sequence ATGATGAAGAACCAGCTCGCCGGCCTGATGAAGCAGGCCCAGGCCATGCAGGACAACCTGAAGAAAGCCCAGGATGAACTGGCCACCATCGAGGTGGAAGGCCAGTCCGGCGCCGGTCTGGTGAAAGTGCAGATGACCTGCAAGCACGACGTCAAGCGCGTCACCATCGACCCCAGCCTGCTGGCCGACGACAAGGACATGCTGGAGGACCTGGTGGCCGCCGCCATCAACGACGCCGTGCGCCGCGTGGAGACCACCACCCAGGAGAAGATGGGCAAAATCACCGCCGGCATGCCCCAGATTCCGGGCATGAAGTTCCCCTTCTGA